One window of Chryseobacterium indologenes genomic DNA carries:
- a CDS encoding MBL fold metallo-hydrolase → MDHKLKADHGFIHIPCNELDIFILSDGYFGIGYHQPILAPDIPQNLVKNELRNLYLSESYFEAPITTMLVRKNDRIILIDTGEGFYDEDNAGKLLHSLTAVGFTPESITDILLTHAHRDHIGGILSKNDEIIFPNAHYYISRQEFEFWMTGEPDFQKSKNPEGGKPGIPLVRKILSAIDNRLTKFEMGDQLFSCIQTEAAPGHTPGHIIYTVNDGDLSMTNVVDLFHSPLLIAKPDWGTQWDIDFETGVETRKKVLENCYQNRTLICSAHLPWPGIGYINKVNDQFQWIPKVYNNPFSINLKIDMEVTSV, encoded by the coding sequence ATGGATCACAAACTGAAGGCAGATCATGGATTTATACATATTCCATGCAATGAACTGGACATTTTTATACTTTCTGACGGCTATTTTGGTATTGGTTACCACCAACCTATTTTAGCACCTGATATTCCTCAAAATCTGGTAAAAAATGAACTTCGCAATCTTTATTTATCGGAGTCTTATTTTGAAGCACCTATCACCACAATGCTTGTCAGGAAAAATGACCGCATTATTTTAATAGATACCGGAGAGGGATTTTATGATGAGGATAATGCAGGAAAATTATTACATAGCCTTACCGCTGTAGGATTTACTCCAGAATCAATAACTGATATTCTGCTAACCCATGCTCACAGAGACCACATTGGAGGAATTCTTTCTAAGAATGATGAGATTATATTTCCGAATGCTCATTATTATATTTCGCGCCAGGAATTTGAATTCTGGATGACTGGTGAACCGGATTTTCAGAAAAGCAAAAACCCGGAAGGCGGAAAGCCAGGCATTCCTTTGGTTAGAAAAATCCTTTCTGCTATAGATAACCGGCTTACGAAATTTGAAATGGGAGATCAATTATTCTCATGTATTCAGACAGAAGCTGCCCCGGGTCATACGCCCGGACATATTATTTATACAGTGAATGATGGGGATTTATCAATGACCAACGTGGTAGATCTTTTTCACTCTCCCCTTCTTATTGCAAAACCGGATTGGGGTACACAATGGGATATTGACTTTGAAACAGGTGTTGAAACGCGTAAGAAAGTTCTTGAAAACTGCTATCAAAACAGAACGCTTATTTGCTCCGCTCACCTTCCATGGCCGGGTATAGGCTACATTAATAAAGTGAATGATCAGTTTCAATGGATTCCTAAAGTCTATAACAATCCTTTTTCTATCAATCTTAAAATAGATATGGAAGTGACCTCCGTATAA
- a CDS encoding YifB family Mg chelatase-like AAA ATPase yields MLIKIYGSAIHGVAAQTITIEVNVDTGGVGYHLVGLPDNAIKESSYRISAALKNVGYKIPGKKITINMAPADLRKEGSAYDLSIAIGILAASDQILAEEIENYIIMGELSLDGSLQPIKGVLPIAIQGREEGFKGIILPIQNAREAAIVNDLEVYGVENIREVIDFFNEGKPLNRSILDTRKEFHEKINDFPFDFSEVKGQETAKRAMEVAAAGGHNIILIGPPGSGKTMLAKRVPSILPPLTLKEALETTKIHSVAGKIGTEASLMTVRPFRSPHHTISDVALVGGGSYPQPGEISLAHNGVLFLDEMPEFKRTVLEVMRQPLEDREVTISRARFTVNYPASFMLVASMNPSPSGFFPDDPNNTSSVYEMQRYMNKLSGPLLDRIDIHIEVQKVEFEQLSEKRKGEKSKDIRNRVLKARDIQNKRYQSLNISSNAQIGPKEIEAFCELDETSFGLIKLAMEKLNLSARAYDRILKVARTIADLEESENIQSHHISEAIQYRSLDREFWNG; encoded by the coding sequence ATGCTGATTAAAATTTATGGAAGTGCCATTCATGGAGTGGCTGCACAGACAATAACAATTGAAGTGAATGTAGATACTGGCGGAGTGGGATACCATCTTGTAGGTCTTCCCGATAATGCGATTAAAGAAAGCAGCTATAGAATTTCTGCCGCACTGAAAAACGTAGGATATAAAATCCCCGGAAAGAAAATTACCATCAATATGGCTCCTGCAGATCTCCGAAAAGAAGGTTCTGCCTATGATCTGAGTATTGCAATTGGTATTTTAGCGGCTTCAGATCAGATTCTGGCAGAGGAAATTGAGAATTATATTATTATGGGCGAGCTTTCTCTTGATGGAAGTCTGCAGCCTATCAAAGGAGTCTTACCCATTGCTATTCAAGGAAGAGAAGAGGGTTTTAAAGGAATTATCCTTCCTATACAGAATGCCAGAGAAGCAGCTATTGTAAATGATCTGGAAGTGTATGGAGTAGAAAATATAAGAGAAGTCATTGATTTTTTTAACGAAGGAAAACCTCTTAACAGGAGCATTCTGGATACCCGGAAAGAATTTCATGAGAAGATCAATGATTTCCCTTTCGATTTCTCTGAAGTTAAAGGTCAGGAAACAGCCAAAAGAGCTATGGAAGTGGCTGCGGCAGGCGGACATAACATCATTCTTATTGGACCTCCGGGAAGCGGAAAAACCATGCTTGCTAAAAGAGTTCCCAGTATTTTACCTCCATTGACTTTGAAAGAAGCTTTAGAAACAACAAAAATTCATTCCGTAGCCGGAAAAATAGGAACAGAAGCTTCATTGATGACCGTTCGTCCCTTCAGATCTCCCCATCATACAATTTCAGATGTCGCTTTAGTAGGAGGTGGAAGTTATCCGCAGCCCGGTGAGATTTCCCTCGCACATAACGGTGTGTTATTTCTTGATGAGATGCCGGAATTTAAAAGAACGGTACTGGAAGTGATGAGACAACCTCTGGAAGACCGGGAAGTGACCATTTCCAGAGCCCGGTTTACCGTAAATTATCCTGCAAGTTTTATGTTGGTAGCTTCTATGAATCCCAGCCCGAGCGGATTCTTTCCCGATGATCCTAACAATACCTCATCCGTCTATGAGATGCAGCGGTACATGAATAAGCTCTCAGGGCCGCTTTTGGACAGAATTGATATTCATATTGAAGTGCAGAAAGTAGAGTTTGAACAGCTTTCTGAAAAAAGAAAAGGAGAAAAAAGCAAGGACATCAGAAATCGTGTACTGAAAGCCAGAGATATTCAGAATAAAAGATATCAAAGCCTCAATATCAGCAGTAACGCCCAAATAGGACCTAAAGAAATTGAGGCATTTTGTGAATTGGATGAAACCTCATTTGGGCTCATCAAATTAGCAATGGAAAAACTTAATCTTTCAGCACGAGCTTATGACAGAATCCTGAAGGTTGCCCGAACAATCGCTGACCTTGAGGAATCTGAGAATATTCAGTCTCACCATATTTCAGAAGCCATACAGTACAGAAGTCTGGACCGGGAATTCTGGAATGGATGA
- a CDS encoding non-ribosomal peptide synthetase: protein MSNTIPSLETLSIGTAVLLSSEDREKLLNGFNKTGWDYHDEETLESLFRKQAALHPDKTAIVYQDQEITYNDLDQRSNQVANLLLSKGIREGKYVPVWLDRSLEWIVAVLGVIKTGAAYVPIDPAYPAKRVEFILSDTAAEIIITNQNLEKLLPETERSKVFDLSSMDILNHWSSDDPEIEIHKNNLAYTIYTSGSTGKPKGVMVSHRAIQHLVTWHNHHFHVDHSSKLTLVAGLAFDISVWEIWSALTSGATVFIADNEDRTEAQALVEYYRKNHITHGFVPTVLAPSVVDLTRNYNDLKLKYLFTAGEKLKPVLTTELSYELIDYYGPTECTVYATFKKVKDINGKYVSSIGRPIANAKAYILGENMELLPVGAVGELCIGGTLLAEGYLNNEELTHSKFITNPFRETEKLYRTGDLARWKPDGEIEFLGRIDNQVKIRGFRIELGEIERSLIRQEEIKEALVIGKETEGSTKYLIAFVVLKPEATTDISSVRNALKEELPGYMIPAQIIFIDAIPLTANGKTDTHALKELADQEAKDVISSEPATNETERIIVDVWSSALERPVINITDNFFDIGGNSLLVATVAVTLQRQLDVKVYLRDIYQYPVLQQLSEVLIARSREMREAMPVEDVEPYVALQKDVYLAPGTVFAGGFDPKQVENPSTIFLTGVTGFVGIHLLQELLDTTNAEIYCLVRAQDQFHAMEKIDRCFKQYHIPQKEEQKARIIPVIGDLALPALGLPEEVFTKLARQTDLIYHSGSSVNFIEPYSYMKAPNVEGLREIIKLAGAERTKCLALLSTISVYSWGHVFTGKTVMLESDDIEQNLMSVSKDIGYVRSKWVMEAVADLAAKEGLPLITYRLGYAMCHSETGASASYQWWSGLVKNCIEFKSYPALTELREGLITVDYMTKSMAHITKNKEAIGKKFNLIARPETNLTLEGFFGLMKKYYPFTLKDLPYKEWRKQWEDDSKNRLYPLTSLFRDNMHEGLSTVELYQNTYIWDCSNVIQFLEGSGIQEPVFDKKVLDSYLKYLGIPVE from the coding sequence ATGTCAAACACAATTCCCTCATTAGAAACCTTATCCATAGGTACAGCTGTATTACTGTCATCTGAAGACAGAGAAAAACTTTTAAACGGATTCAATAAAACCGGTTGGGATTATCATGATGAAGAAACATTAGAGTCTCTTTTCCGAAAACAGGCAGCCCTTCATCCCGATAAAACAGCCATTGTTTATCAGGATCAGGAGATCACTTACAATGATTTAGATCAGAGAAGTAACCAGGTCGCCAATCTGTTATTGAGCAAAGGAATCAGAGAAGGTAAATATGTTCCTGTCTGGCTGGACCGTTCTTTAGAATGGATTGTTGCTGTTCTTGGTGTGATCAAAACAGGTGCGGCATATGTGCCTATAGATCCCGCTTATCCTGCTAAAAGAGTAGAATTTATTCTTTCAGATACCGCTGCTGAAATAATCATTACCAATCAAAATCTTGAAAAACTTCTACCCGAAACTGAAAGATCAAAAGTCTTTGATCTGAGTAGTATGGACATCCTTAATCATTGGTCTTCAGATGATCCGGAAATTGAAATTCACAAGAACAATTTAGCATATACGATTTATACTTCAGGCTCTACCGGAAAACCGAAAGGGGTAATGGTAAGTCATCGGGCTATTCAACACCTGGTAACCTGGCATAATCATCATTTTCACGTGGATCACAGTTCAAAACTGACTCTTGTAGCAGGATTGGCATTTGATATCTCAGTATGGGAGATCTGGTCGGCGCTTACTTCAGGAGCAACCGTTTTTATTGCAGACAATGAGGATAGAACAGAGGCTCAAGCATTGGTAGAGTATTATAGAAAAAATCATATTACCCATGGTTTTGTACCTACGGTTCTTGCTCCTTCTGTAGTAGATCTTACCCGGAATTATAATGACCTCAAATTAAAATATCTCTTTACAGCAGGAGAAAAGCTGAAGCCAGTGCTTACTACGGAATTAAGCTATGAATTAATAGATTATTACGGTCCTACAGAATGTACCGTATATGCTACCTTCAAAAAAGTGAAGGATATCAACGGGAAATATGTTTCCTCTATTGGAAGGCCCATTGCAAATGCAAAAGCATATATTCTGGGAGAAAATATGGAATTGCTGCCGGTAGGAGCTGTCGGAGAATTATGTATTGGCGGAACCCTTTTAGCAGAAGGCTATCTTAATAATGAAGAGCTTACTCATTCCAAGTTTATTACCAACCCGTTCAGGGAAACAGAAAAGCTTTATCGTACAGGGGATCTGGCCAGATGGAAACCGGATGGTGAGATTGAATTTCTGGGAAGGATTGATAATCAGGTGAAAATTCGTGGATTCAGGATTGAATTGGGAGAAATAGAACGTTCACTGATCCGCCAGGAAGAGATCAAGGAAGCCTTGGTCATTGGAAAGGAAACAGAAGGAAGCACCAAATACCTGATTGCTTTTGTTGTATTAAAACCAGAAGCAACAACAGATATTTCTTCAGTCCGCAATGCATTGAAGGAAGAGCTTCCAGGTTATATGATTCCTGCCCAGATTATTTTTATAGATGCCATTCCGTTAACAGCCAATGGAAAAACAGATACCCATGCATTAAAGGAACTGGCTGATCAGGAAGCAAAAGACGTAATTTCATCTGAACCGGCAACCAATGAAACTGAAAGGATTATTGTAGATGTCTGGTCTTCTGCGTTGGAGCGCCCTGTTATTAATATTACAGATAACTTTTTTGACATCGGAGGGAACTCCCTGTTGGTAGCAACCGTTGCTGTTACGTTACAAAGGCAACTTGATGTAAAGGTTTATCTGCGGGATATCTATCAGTATCCGGTATTGCAGCAGCTGTCAGAAGTTCTTATCGCCAGATCCAGAGAAATGAGGGAAGCTATGCCGGTAGAAGATGTTGAGCCTTATGTTGCCTTGCAGAAGGATGTTTATCTTGCTCCGGGAACTGTTTTTGCGGGAGGATTTGACCCTAAGCAAGTAGAAAACCCCAGCACGATATTTTTAACAGGAGTAACCGGATTTGTGGGAATTCATCTTCTGCAGGAGCTTCTGGATACTACAAATGCTGAAATTTACTGTCTTGTAAGAGCTCAGGATCAATTTCATGCAATGGAAAAGATAGACAGGTGCTTTAAACAATATCATATTCCTCAAAAAGAAGAACAGAAAGCGAGAATTATTCCGGTAATCGGAGATCTTGCATTACCGGCATTGGGTCTGCCAGAAGAAGTGTTTACAAAACTGGCAAGACAAACTGATCTGATTTACCATTCCGGCAGTTCTGTAAACTTCATTGAACCTTATTCTTACATGAAAGCCCCGAATGTAGAAGGTTTAAGAGAAATCATCAAATTGGCCGGGGCAGAAAGAACGAAATGTCTTGCTTTGTTATCTACCATTTCGGTGTACAGCTGGGGACATGTGTTTACAGGAAAAACGGTGATGCTGGAGTCTGATGATATTGAACAGAATCTAATGTCTGTAAGCAAAGATATTGGCTATGTAAGAAGCAAATGGGTAATGGAAGCTGTCGCAGATCTGGCCGCAAAAGAAGGCCTGCCATTGATTACCTATCGTCTGGGATATGCAATGTGCCACAGTGAAACAGGAGCGAGTGCTTCTTATCAATGGTGGTCTGGATTGGTGAAAAACTGTATAGAATTTAAATCTTATCCTGCATTGACTGAGCTAAGAGAAGGTCTTATCACGGTAGATTATATGACAAAATCTATGGCTCATATCACAAAAAATAAAGAGGCAATAGGTAAGAAGTTTAATTTGATCGCCCGCCCGGAAACCAATCTTACGCTGGAGGGCTTCTTTGGACTTATGAAAAAGTATTATCCGTTTACCCTCAAAGATCTTCCTTACAAAGAATGGAGAAAACAGTGGGAAGATGACAGTAAAAACCGATTGTATCCTCTTACAAGCCTTTTCAGGGATAATATGCATGAAGGATTATCCACCGTAGAGCTTTACCAGAATACTTACATATGGGATTGCTCCAATGTGATTCAGTTTTTGGAGGGATCAGGAATTCAGGAACCTGTATTTGATAAAAAAGTACTGGATTCCTATTTGAAATACCTTGGAATTCCGGTTGAATAA
- a CDS encoding RNA polymerase sigma factor gives MEESKEQILVKHLLKKEEAAWKELFGAYSGNLAYVCSRYVAEREDVHDVLQNSFIKMFRSIESFEYRGSGSLKAWMTRITVNESLKHIKQKGDFKSAVEVDDLPDIPNEEEPDFEEIPRDDIMMMIKSLPDGYRTVFNLFVFEKKSHKEIAGLLGIAENSSASQFHRAKGLLVQKIKEFKMSKKAQYE, from the coding sequence ATGGAAGAAAGTAAAGAACAGATTTTGGTAAAGCACCTTTTGAAGAAGGAGGAAGCTGCCTGGAAAGAGCTTTTTGGAGCTTATTCCGGAAATCTGGCCTATGTCTGTTCCCGTTATGTGGCTGAGAGAGAAGATGTTCATGATGTACTTCAAAACAGTTTTATCAAAATGTTCCGTTCGATAGAATCTTTTGAGTACAGGGGAAGTGGTTCTTTGAAAGCCTGGATGACGCGTATCACTGTCAATGAATCTTTGAAACATATCAAACAGAAAGGAGATTTTAAATCTGCGGTGGAAGTAGATGATCTTCCGGATATTCCTAATGAAGAAGAACCGGACTTTGAAGAGATTCCGCGTGATGATATTATGATGATGATAAAATCTCTTCCTGATGGGTACAGAACTGTTTTCAACCTGTTTGTATTTGAGAAAAAAAGCCATAAGGAGATTGCCGGACTGCTGGGAATTGCTGAAAATTCTTCTGCATCTCAGTTTCACCGTGCAAAAGGACTGCTTGTTCAGAAAATAAAAGAATTTAAAATGTCAAAAAAAGCACAATATGAATAA
- a CDS encoding T9SS type A sorting domain-containing protein — MKTKLIFLVVLLFSILDIKAQCTPTITSPRLGQKYPGTILFCDVEDEIISTTQAYGTYQWYKQEWTWQTPNNNPWVAIPGATSQQLTISGNDQLNYFKVKVTDGDCIGESTAVFADGFVYGLPAMMTTYTPGTYQDNGGVVNVCNGASIQFDNIFPVVYGKHTWFRCVPSSNPPVAGDPCIIPGVVGDTYVATSSGKYGFYACTEYCPDQCQMLDPFAFVEVNFGNWDFCNNLGTGEVKTKDNNLKVYPNPTAQHLYIGKESDKIYKEVIIIDMSGKLVLKKNDHRYNQAIDVSQLVPGNYIIVSKSADGKEYKNRFIKK; from the coding sequence ATGAAAACAAAACTAATTTTTTTAGTGGTTTTATTATTCAGTATTCTGGATATAAAAGCACAGTGTACCCCTACAATTACCAGCCCGAGACTTGGACAGAAATATCCGGGAACCATCTTGTTCTGTGACGTTGAAGATGAAATAATTTCTACCACACAGGCATATGGAACTTATCAATGGTATAAACAGGAATGGACCTGGCAGACCCCCAATAATAACCCTTGGGTAGCCATTCCGGGAGCCACATCACAGCAGTTAACGATTAGTGGTAATGACCAGCTGAATTACTTTAAAGTTAAAGTTACAGATGGTGACTGTATCGGGGAAAGTACTGCAGTATTTGCAGATGGATTTGTCTATGGTCTGCCGGCTATGATGACAACTTATACTCCCGGAACGTATCAGGATAATGGGGGAGTAGTGAATGTGTGCAATGGTGCCTCTATACAGTTTGATAATATATTTCCGGTTGTATATGGCAAGCATACCTGGTTCAGATGTGTGCCAAGCAGTAACCCGCCGGTGGCAGGAGATCCTTGTATTATTCCTGGAGTGGTAGGAGATACTTATGTGGCGACAAGTTCCGGCAAATATGGATTTTATGCCTGCACAGAATATTGCCCGGATCAATGTCAGATGCTGGATCCGTTTGCTTTTGTGGAAGTGAATTTCGGGAACTGGGATTTCTGCAATAATCTGGGAACAGGAGAGGTGAAGACTAAAGACAATAATCTGAAAGTCTATCCCAACCCTACAGCGCAGCATCTTTATATCGGAAAAGAATCAGATAAAATCTATAAAGAGGTCATCATTATAGATATGTCCGGAAAACTTGTTCTGAAGAAAAATGACCATCGATATAATCAGGCAATTGATGTAAGCCAGCTGGTACCAGGAAACTATATTATTGTTTCTAAAAGTGCAGATGGAAAAGAATATAAAAATAGATTTATAAAGAAATAG
- a CDS encoding DUF4840 domain-containing protein, with product MKRLTVPRFFITVLMVLAGFFALSSCNDNDGPDIPPVKMEDLKGNYKGKLVIVQGSSKREGIKEFKVKKDTISFDEFPITEIVKTVVKDPAKAEAALKTMGKVKYDLKYAAVINTSNNVIELTFAPKTMELQIPVDGVNKKTVVEFVAKQKGYYVGLDQTLRYALTAEKITVDDTLVTPYTVIDYNFPFCIKN from the coding sequence ATGAAAAGATTGACAGTACCCCGATTTTTTATAACAGTTTTAATGGTTTTGGCAGGTTTTTTTGCCCTATCCTCATGTAATGATAACGATGGTCCGGACATCCCTCCTGTAAAAATGGAAGACTTAAAAGGAAACTATAAAGGGAAGCTGGTTATTGTACAGGGAAGCAGCAAAAGAGAAGGAATAAAAGAGTTCAAGGTGAAAAAAGACACCATCTCATTTGACGAATTTCCAATTACAGAAATTGTAAAAACAGTAGTGAAAGACCCGGCAAAAGCAGAAGCAGCTTTGAAAACAATGGGAAAAGTAAAGTATGATCTTAAATATGCTGCAGTGATTAACACAAGCAATAATGTGATAGAACTGACTTTTGCTCCCAAGACTATGGAACTTCAGATTCCTGTAGATGGTGTTAATAAAAAGACTGTCGTGGAATTTGTAGCAAAGCAAAAAGGATATTATGTAGGCTTGGATCAGACGCTTAGGTATGCGCTAACAGCCGAAAAAATTACAGTAGATGATACACTGGTTACTCCTTATACTGTTATTGATTATAATTTTCCATTCTGTATAAAAAATTAA
- a CDS encoding porin family protein — protein sequence MNNEWLNNLRSRMDDHEEDVPEGLWDDIKGELFSEDENNSIPGFIPEIHEGGADKKGKGAGQKSLFYRLGGIAAAIALLFLLTKILPQNDTGKTLSQKPADEKKEKEKNSLKPLETENVSGSKVESALVPLLAENILNTGVSKKIPVQKYFNTEEKNRAGNTQDIQETIKAPAVAESFHQESKIAQKASPAEVLFKQEELKKVYAENTKHTAAKSRDQKSWMLSMLTGNVASNSAEQQFPGYASITGKAMNVEQVWSTSEYHDDPLTAVLLANQSQPVKARIRHKVPVTFGLSLYYNLGKRWGIGTGLNYTKLASELHSGTENNYIKGDQTVHYIGIPVQVNYNVIQKGRFTGYITGGALVEKPVSGSVTTTYVVNDEIKDSSKERLDHKPLQFSVNTAVGFQLKVIDKVGIYAEPGIGYHFKEENAPNTIYKEKPFHFNMKFGIRVLLD from the coding sequence ATGAATAATGAATGGCTAAATAACCTGCGAAGCAGAATGGATGACCATGAAGAGGACGTTCCGGAAGGATTGTGGGATGACATCAAAGGTGAATTATTCTCCGAAGACGAAAACAATAGCATTCCCGGGTTTATTCCTGAAATTCATGAAGGTGGAGCAGACAAGAAAGGAAAAGGTGCAGGACAAAAATCTTTATTCTATCGTCTCGGAGGTATTGCTGCAGCTATTGCATTGCTCTTTTTACTGACGAAAATACTGCCACAGAATGATACAGGCAAAACCCTGTCTCAGAAACCGGCAGATGAGAAAAAAGAAAAAGAGAAGAATTCTTTGAAACCTCTGGAAACTGAGAACGTCTCAGGCAGTAAAGTAGAATCCGCATTGGTACCTCTTTTAGCTGAAAACATATTGAATACAGGTGTTTCCAAGAAAATACCGGTACAGAAATATTTTAATACTGAAGAAAAAAACAGAGCAGGGAATACTCAGGATATTCAGGAAACCATCAAAGCTCCGGCTGTTGCGGAATCTTTTCATCAGGAAAGCAAGATCGCTCAGAAAGCATCTCCTGCTGAGGTTCTTTTCAAACAGGAAGAATTGAAAAAAGTGTATGCTGAGAATACAAAACATACTGCTGCAAAATCACGTGACCAAAAGTCCTGGATGTTGAGTATGCTTACAGGAAATGTTGCTTCCAACTCTGCAGAGCAACAGTTTCCGGGATATGCCTCCATCACTGGAAAAGCAATGAATGTTGAGCAGGTGTGGAGCACTTCCGAGTACCATGATGATCCTCTGACTGCTGTATTACTGGCGAATCAAAGTCAGCCGGTAAAAGCAAGAATCAGACATAAAGTACCGGTAACATTTGGGTTGTCACTTTACTATAATTTAGGAAAAAGATGGGGGATAGGAACCGGGTTAAACTATACCAAACTGGCTTCAGAACTGCATTCAGGAACAGAAAACAATTATATTAAAGGAGACCAGACGGTTCATTACATAGGAATTCCTGTTCAGGTCAACTATAATGTTATTCAGAAAGGACGGTTTACTGGATATATTACAGGCGGGGCACTCGTAGAAAAACCTGTGTCGGGAAGTGTTACAACAACTTATGTAGTGAATGATGAAATAAAGGATAGTTCAAAGGAACGTCTTGATCATAAACCGTTACAGTTTTCTGTTAACACCGCAGTAGGATTTCAGCTGAAGGTCATAGACAAAGTTGGAATTTATGCAGAGCCGGGAATAGGATATCATTTCAAGGAAGAAAATGCTCCTAATACCATTTATAAAGAGAAACCTTTTCATTTTAATATGAAATTCGGGATCAGAGTGCTGTTGGATTAA
- a CDS encoding spondin domain-containing protein, whose protein sequence is MFTERKRGIYCNAPIAPGNKVTTNFNADPGDKIAYATMFGFSNDWFYANEQDIDANTKGDLTSKTMLFDSGTGIDQYPGAGNHQALFGGTPQSENKIISKVGTQYPVPATQNVIKVTVN, encoded by the coding sequence ATCTTTACAGAACGTAAAAGGGGTATATATTGCAATGCTCCGATAGCACCAGGAAATAAAGTAACCACAAATTTCAATGCAGATCCGGGAGATAAAATAGCTTATGCAACGATGTTCGGATTTTCCAATGACTGGTTTTATGCTAATGAACAGGATATTGATGCGAATACCAAAGGTGATCTTACTTCAAAAACAATGTTGTTTGATTCAGGAACGGGCATTGATCAGTATCCGGGAGCCGGAAATCATCAGGCATTATTCGGTGGCACTCCGCAGAGTGAAAATAAGATTATTTCTAAAGTTGGAACTCAATATCCGGTTCCAGCCACTCAGAATGTGATTAAAGTAACCGTGAATTAA
- a CDS encoding efflux transporter outer membrane subunit, whose translation MRIFNIKNFLISGAMASLLMSCAVGKKYTRTDLQVPETYKESVQVTGDTVVLPWKTFFKDPKLIGLIDKALSRNNEVSVALKNIEQLDLIYKQAKLGLMPTLDLTAGANRSWASKNTLNGSLNEQFVGTKYMDDFSATLRLSWEIDIWGKAKMQKESAAAEYFGQKENLNAIKSRIVVQVAQAYYNLISLDEQLKIAEQNIELSDNTLKMMNLQFTAGQINSLAVQQSEAQKKTAELLIPLAKQNISIQENALSILCGEYPAKIEREGNLKTMIPENKLSEGLPAQLLSRRPDLKMAEFNVISLNSKTGLAKAAMYPSISLSPQIGVNSNKFSSWFDIPGSITKTIAANLAAPIFQKKQLKTAYETALIEQEKAAINFKQSVMTAVGEVSDAMAKSKGSSERLQLLEQRTAILDKGINDALKLYKSGMATYLEVITAQNNKLQNDLEAINVTLERLNAEVDLYRALGGGVE comes from the coding sequence ATGAGAATATTTAATATAAAGAACTTCCTTATTTCAGGCGCAATGGCATCTCTGCTGATGTCTTGTGCCGTAGGGAAAAAATATACAAGAACAGATCTTCAGGTTCCCGAAACGTACAAAGAATCTGTACAGGTAACAGGAGATACGGTAGTGCTTCCGTGGAAAACCTTTTTCAAAGACCCTAAACTGATTGGATTAATAGATAAAGCCCTTTCCAGAAATAATGAAGTAAGTGTTGCTCTGAAAAATATTGAACAGCTGGATCTGATCTATAAGCAAGCTAAACTAGGTCTGATGCCAACACTGGACCTCACTGCAGGAGCCAACAGAAGTTGGGCCTCCAAAAATACCCTTAACGGATCTCTGAATGAGCAGTTTGTAGGGACAAAATATATGGATGACTTTAGTGCCACCCTGAGGCTTTCCTGGGAAATTGATATCTGGGGGAAAGCTAAAATGCAGAAAGAATCCGCAGCAGCAGAATATTTTGGACAGAAAGAAAACCTGAATGCAATAAAAAGCAGGATTGTGGTTCAGGTTGCCCAGGCGTATTACAACCTGATCAGCCTTGATGAACAGCTGAAAATAGCAGAGCAGAATATTGAGCTGAGTGACAATACGCTCAAAATGATGAATCTGCAGTTTACAGCAGGACAGATTAATTCATTGGCCGTTCAGCAATCAGAAGCTCAGAAGAAAACCGCAGAACTGTTGATTCCTTTGGCAAAACAGAATATTTCCATTCAGGAAAATGCATTGAGCATTCTTTGCGGAGAATATCCGGCGAAGATAGAAAGAGAAGGAAACCTTAAAACAATGATTCCGGAAAATAAACTTTCTGAAGGATTGCCCGCACAGCTATTAAGTCGCAGACCGGATCTGAAAATGGCAGAATTTAATGTTATCAGCCTGAATTCAAAAACCGGATTGGCAAAAGCAGCCATGTATCCGAGTATCAGCTTAAGCCCGCAGATTGGAGTCAACTCCAATAAGTTCAGCTCATGGTTTGATATTCCCGGATCTATTACCAAAACAATTGCAGCAAATCTTGCGGCTCCCATTTTTCAGAAAAAACAACTGAAAACAGCTTATGAGACCGCTTTGATTGAACAGGAAAAAGCAGCCATCAACTTTAAACAATCTGTAATGACTGCTGTGGGTGAAGTTTCCGATGCCATGGCCAAGTCTAAGGGCTCTTCAGAAAGATTACAGCTTTTAGAACAGAGAACTGCCATTCTTGATAAAGGAATCAATGATGCACTGAAGCTGTATAAAAGCGGAATGGCAACCTATCTTGAAGTGATTACAGCTCAGAATAATAAACTTCAGAATGACCTGGAAGCTATTAATGTCACGCTGGAAAGATTGAATGCTGAGGTAGATCTGTACAGAGCCCTTGGAGGGGGAGTAGAGTAA